A single Anatilimnocola floriformis DNA region contains:
- a CDS encoding M56 family metallopeptidase has product MDGMFDQFVRIAWMQCWQVTLLVVLVGGLVWCFGRSRPNLASVLWLLVIVKCVTPPVWSSPSGIFCWLQPFTKVAVVEDSPVDSTLIATPRDADDIVIRLRTHAATQESPITPNPTLQPHAAEVPAASINWSRTLATSLVLAWFAGLLACSMWMFRRWQACWRQIRTGQVEPSAELSELLSDLQQRLKIRRKARLLITSSAVGPAVVGLWRPTIVLPNAVVEQKQIRDIELLLAHELVHIRRGDLWIAMLQLVVQCLWWFHPLVRWANQWLTRETERSCDEEVIGHLGCTPLAYARSLLNLLELKQQLQPVPAFPGVRPVDVTKQRLERIMQLGQGCRRNTPWWCWAVMAVLALITLPGAALLVRAKDPRAKGSATPATTLAITTAVIGEELADLDSPAELITATYDVQDLITAIQKDIVDDSEQAVRYLQDLLQSALSGNLTKKNELSFGWHNGQFVVRTTAAGQRIVAEHLDIYRQSGFAQYVFEVRLLQAPARLQQAVQAEWQAIQPKPDADLGRFEIAMDGEGAEGLQSTMNRQQPVIAATFDEQQMRTFMTAAQADKEMSFVCAPKVTTFNGQAVRIESLERRPFVVAVKEVEKGTFQPEIRVVDAGWKMRLRARGLANGKIKVDFARAESQISQVDIGELPGNVNVQIPQVAVNRLQTQIELSPEHTYAIGGLKSLHESDKNAHLWLLITVRKIDEAELREESSTTKKETAVRKFGELQNQGVQPEKVTKLYSVADLSVEETLARLSSQKPQFELAVRVRTHAHGLLEVQKAKTPELGSDKLIELITSTIEPDSWSEVGGEGTVEFAPQQGSLLVTNYEWVHQKIADLLGQLRLARATTVVLNLRQVWIPTAEWQKMAADAQHKQNIVAIDQWQGFQEFNAEQTVALLKHDTRKLCAATKAITYNGQLVAVEATAGEDGKVAANQLRTLHLVPVIGERNCVRINIAPQTNPGIDAKLPSLTGAVYVNGTQTLFLDLDRTDWQCADSKLVTPNMLQGAGEGSASKGEHRHLLMVTAEVFRSEDGVAKRAKGF; this is encoded by the coding sequence ATGGATGGGATGTTCGATCAGTTCGTGCGGATCGCTTGGATGCAATGTTGGCAGGTGACGCTGTTAGTCGTGCTTGTCGGTGGGCTAGTCTGGTGCTTCGGCAGGTCGCGGCCGAATTTAGCCAGCGTGTTGTGGCTGCTGGTGATTGTGAAGTGTGTGACGCCGCCGGTGTGGAGCAGTCCGAGTGGTATCTTTTGTTGGTTGCAGCCGTTCACGAAGGTGGCGGTCGTGGAAGACTCGCCGGTTGACTCCACGTTGATCGCAACTCCACGAGATGCCGACGACATCGTGATCAGACTAAGGACGCATGCGGCAACGCAAGAATCGCCCATCACGCCAAATCCCACGCTTCAGCCGCACGCAGCGGAGGTGCCTGCTGCGAGTATCAACTGGTCGCGCACGCTCGCAACCTCGCTCGTGTTGGCTTGGTTCGCGGGGTTGCTCGCTTGCAGCATGTGGATGTTCCGCCGCTGGCAAGCTTGTTGGCGGCAGATTCGCACCGGCCAAGTAGAACCGTCTGCGGAATTGAGTGAGCTACTCAGTGATTTGCAGCAGCGTCTAAAAATCCGCAGAAAAGCACGATTGCTGATCACCTCGAGCGCCGTCGGCCCCGCGGTCGTCGGACTGTGGCGACCAACGATCGTGCTGCCGAACGCAGTCGTCGAACAAAAACAAATACGAGACATCGAGCTGTTGCTCGCGCACGAACTGGTGCACATTCGCCGCGGCGATCTGTGGATCGCGATGCTGCAGCTGGTTGTGCAATGTCTCTGGTGGTTTCATCCGCTGGTGCGCTGGGCCAATCAATGGCTGACGCGTGAAACCGAACGCAGCTGCGACGAAGAAGTGATCGGCCACCTCGGCTGCACGCCGCTCGCGTATGCCCGCAGCCTTTTGAACCTGCTCGAACTGAAACAACAACTGCAGCCCGTACCCGCATTTCCCGGTGTTCGACCGGTGGATGTCACGAAGCAACGATTGGAGAGAATCATGCAATTGGGACAAGGATGTCGCCGCAATACTCCCTGGTGGTGCTGGGCTGTCATGGCCGTGCTCGCTCTGATCACGCTGCCTGGCGCAGCGCTGCTCGTCCGGGCAAAAGATCCACGGGCGAAGGGTTCCGCAACTCCAGCCACTACGCTAGCGATCACAACGGCGGTCATCGGCGAGGAACTTGCTGATTTGGATTCGCCGGCCGAATTGATTACTGCGACGTACGACGTCCAAGACCTGATCACGGCCATTCAAAAAGATATCGTCGACGATTCCGAACAGGCGGTGCGCTATTTACAAGATTTACTGCAATCGGCGCTCAGCGGAAATTTGACAAAGAAAAATGAACTGTCGTTTGGTTGGCACAACGGTCAGTTCGTGGTGCGGACGACTGCAGCGGGACAGCGGATCGTCGCAGAGCATCTCGACATTTACAGGCAATCTGGTTTTGCTCAATACGTGTTTGAAGTTCGCCTGCTGCAAGCTCCTGCTCGATTGCAACAAGCAGTGCAGGCAGAGTGGCAAGCGATTCAACCGAAGCCGGACGCTGATTTGGGCCGCTTCGAAATCGCGATGGATGGCGAAGGAGCGGAAGGCCTGCAGTCGACAATGAATCGTCAGCAACCAGTGATCGCCGCGACATTCGATGAGCAACAAATGCGGACGTTTATGACAGCGGCCCAAGCCGACAAGGAAATGAGCTTTGTCTGTGCGCCGAAGGTTACTACGTTCAATGGGCAAGCGGTACGCATCGAATCGCTTGAACGCCGGCCGTTCGTCGTCGCGGTGAAGGAAGTCGAGAAAGGAACATTTCAGCCAGAAATTCGCGTCGTCGATGCTGGTTGGAAGATGCGTTTGCGAGCTCGCGGACTCGCTAACGGCAAAATCAAAGTCGATTTCGCCCGGGCCGAGAGCCAAATCAGCCAAGTCGACATCGGCGAATTGCCGGGCAACGTCAACGTGCAAATTCCGCAAGTCGCAGTCAATCGGCTGCAAACGCAAATTGAGCTGAGCCCCGAACACACTTATGCAATTGGTGGTCTGAAGTCGTTGCATGAGTCCGACAAAAATGCACATCTCTGGCTGTTGATCACGGTTCGTAAAATCGATGAAGCCGAACTCCGCGAAGAGAGCAGTACAACAAAAAAAGAAACGGCCGTGCGGAAATTTGGCGAGCTGCAAAACCAGGGTGTGCAACCGGAGAAGGTCACGAAGCTATACAGCGTCGCTGACCTGTCGGTCGAGGAAACGCTGGCCAGGCTCTCCAGCCAGAAACCACAATTTGAGTTGGCGGTTCGCGTCCGCACGCACGCTCACGGTCTGCTGGAAGTGCAGAAGGCCAAGACTCCCGAACTGGGTAGCGACAAGCTCATCGAATTGATTACTTCGACGATTGAACCCGACTCGTGGAGCGAGGTGGGGGGCGAAGGAACGGTGGAATTTGCTCCACAACAAGGGAGCTTGCTGGTCACCAATTACGAATGGGTTCACCAAAAGATCGCCGATTTGCTGGGACAGCTCCGCCTTGCCAGAGCGACAACCGTCGTGCTCAACCTGCGGCAAGTTTGGATTCCAACCGCCGAGTGGCAAAAGATGGCTGCCGATGCGCAGCACAAGCAAAACATCGTCGCCATCGATCAGTGGCAAGGCTTTCAAGAGTTCAACGCGGAGCAAACAGTTGCCCTGTTAAAGCACGATACTCGCAAGCTCTGCGCCGCAACCAAGGCCATCACTTACAACGGCCAATTGGTAGCTGTGGAAGCTACTGCTGGTGAAGATGGCAAGGTCGCTGCGAATCAACTCCGCACGCTACATCTTGTTCCTGTGATTGGGGAGCGGAATTGCGTTCGAATAAACATCGCTCCGCAAACGAATCCGGGAATCGATGCGAAGCTTCCTTCCCTCACTGGCGCTGTATACGTTAACGGCACTCAAACGCTCTTCTTGGATCTCGACCGGACCGACTGGCAATGCGCTGATTCGAAGCTCGTGACTCCCAACATGTTGCAGGGGGCGGGCGAAGGCAGTGCGTCCAAGGGAGAGCATCGCCATTTGCTGATGGTTACTGCCGAGGTATTCAGGTCGGAGGATGGCGTGGCGAAGCGAGCCAAGGGATTTTAG
- a CDS encoding BlaI/MecI/CopY family transcriptional regulator, with translation MTDRPELSKGEMEVARILWELGHATVREVHVAFPDDRKIDFATVQTYLRRLETKGYVTGKLVARTRVYSPKVKPQKVIGRTIDDLIDRLFGGEALPLMRHLIEERGLTADDLSELRKLIDGMDGEGK, from the coding sequence ATGACGGATCGGCCGGAGCTTTCGAAAGGTGAGATGGAAGTCGCCCGCATTCTGTGGGAACTGGGGCACGCGACAGTGCGCGAGGTGCACGTCGCGTTTCCGGACGACCGGAAGATCGATTTTGCGACTGTGCAAACGTATCTGCGGCGGTTGGAAACAAAGGGTTATGTCACGGGCAAGCTCGTGGCCCGCACACGTGTCTATTCGCCCAAGGTGAAGCCACAGAAAGTGATTGGCCGCACGATTGACGATCTGATCGATCGCTTGTTCGGCGGCGAAGCGCTGCCACTGATGCGTCATCTGATCGAAGAGCGCGGCCTGACCGCCGATGATTTGTCGGAGCTGCGCAAACTGATTGACGGGATGGATGGCGAAGGCAAATAG
- a CDS encoding type II secretion system protein GspD: protein MLFKQVCSLQQNRGLKFALGAFVAACCAIAVVVGQEAAPHQQVPNAAPPLLESLTPSTTPLRFETSSEEPRISTLRDVSPTPAIPAAFKQPLPRVQSELPPVPDELPTPDIPTPPTVRRMGPEQLPGTATITREIRVPRLLERADPPMELIEFRDTPLHEACKLLADQTGLKIVPSSTAGKVLVTLYLRDVRPGVALDALTKAHGLFYREDAATGIVRIFTTDEYEKDLGSFREEQTRVFTMLYPNPMEVAYAISGAFGDRVQLSLNGQAVNGEILQDLVQRFARFSLVDQQSRVLGGQNGGYGGGGNGFGGGGIGGGIGGGIGGFGGGGIGGGLGGIGGGGGGFGGGGFGGGGGYGSSGFGGFGNVGQNNNNQQSQEGDPPKKLEDLTAEQIQAIELGGKAVDDLLRARKADIFVTIVSRNNQLIVRTADTASMEKIEELIRELDVPTPLVLLEVQVLALQLDDTFTSAFDYQFTDGNSIAGGFINNLDPTTGFTTGNILPPAADQGGVTRFEPIAPGATLAAQPAQNMTFQVVSRHFRARLQMLESKNRVTQLATPLLLTANNEVSRIFIGRTIPITTGFTAGTTLANPIGGVVAGSTAVPNTTLQNIGQTLLITPNINADRSVTLRVAQENSALDGTVDVPIPNANGDIQQAPIDVVRRTTVSGTIVAKDGLTVALGGLIEEDLRDSRDQIPILGKLPIIGIAFRSQQTGRTRRELVVMIRPYIFNTPHESAALSHELIGALSIHPHAPDAVGTMNSFLPRETLRANPPENQLQTIFRFHSLVPKAY, encoded by the coding sequence ATGTTGTTCAAGCAGGTATGTTCACTCCAGCAAAACCGTGGGCTGAAGTTTGCCCTCGGGGCTTTCGTAGCCGCGTGCTGCGCGATCGCGGTTGTCGTCGGCCAGGAAGCGGCGCCGCATCAGCAGGTGCCGAACGCCGCGCCGCCGTTGCTGGAAAGTTTGACTCCCTCGACCACGCCGCTTCGTTTTGAGACCTCCTCAGAAGAGCCTCGCATCAGCACGTTGCGCGATGTTTCGCCGACGCCAGCGATTCCGGCAGCTTTCAAGCAGCCGCTGCCGCGTGTGCAGTCGGAACTGCCGCCCGTGCCGGATGAGTTGCCCACACCCGACATTCCCACACCGCCGACCGTTCGTCGCATGGGGCCTGAGCAGTTGCCTGGCACAGCGACGATCACTCGCGAGATTCGCGTGCCGCGACTGCTCGAGCGGGCTGATCCACCGATGGAGCTCATCGAGTTTCGCGATACGCCGCTGCATGAAGCGTGCAAGTTGCTCGCGGATCAGACGGGCTTGAAGATCGTTCCTTCATCCACGGCTGGCAAGGTGCTGGTGACGCTTTATCTGCGCGACGTGCGGCCGGGCGTGGCGCTCGATGCTTTGACCAAAGCGCACGGCCTGTTTTATCGCGAAGACGCCGCCACGGGCATTGTGCGAATCTTCACGACCGATGAATACGAAAAAGACCTCGGCAGTTTTCGCGAGGAACAAACTCGTGTCTTCACGATGCTGTATCCCAACCCGATGGAAGTCGCCTACGCGATCTCGGGAGCTTTTGGCGATCGCGTGCAACTCTCGCTGAATGGCCAGGCCGTGAACGGCGAAATCTTGCAGGATCTAGTGCAGCGGTTTGCGCGGTTCTCACTCGTTGATCAACAGTCACGCGTCCTCGGCGGTCAAAACGGCGGCTACGGCGGCGGCGGAAACGGCTTCGGTGGTGGTGGTATTGGCGGAGGCATAGGTGGCGGGATCGGAGGTTTTGGCGGCGGCGGAATTGGTGGTGGATTAGGTGGTATCGGCGGCGGTGGCGGTGGTTTCGGAGGTGGCGGATTTGGCGGTGGTGGTGGCTATGGCAGCTCCGGCTTCGGTGGGTTCGGCAACGTCGGACAAAACAACAACAATCAACAAAGCCAAGAAGGTGATCCTCCCAAGAAGCTGGAGGATCTCACTGCGGAACAAATCCAAGCCATCGAACTCGGCGGCAAAGCAGTCGATGATTTGCTGCGAGCGCGCAAGGCCGACATCTTTGTCACGATTGTCTCGCGCAATAACCAATTGATCGTGCGCACCGCAGACACGGCCAGCATGGAGAAGATCGAAGAACTAATTCGCGAACTCGACGTTCCCACGCCGTTGGTGCTGCTCGAAGTGCAGGTGCTGGCGCTGCAGTTAGACGACACGTTCACTTCGGCGTTTGATTATCAATTCACCGATGGCAACTCGATCGCGGGCGGCTTCATCAATAACCTCGATCCGACGACGGGATTCACGACGGGGAATATCCTGCCGCCGGCTGCCGATCAAGGTGGTGTCACACGCTTCGAACCGATCGCGCCGGGTGCGACGTTGGCTGCTCAACCCGCACAAAACATGACCTTTCAAGTTGTCAGCCGACACTTTCGCGCTCGACTGCAAATGCTGGAATCAAAGAATCGCGTGACGCAGCTGGCCACACCGCTGCTGCTAACCGCGAACAACGAAGTGAGTCGTATTTTCATTGGCCGGACCATTCCGATCACGACTGGCTTTACAGCTGGAACCACTTTGGCAAACCCCATTGGCGGCGTGGTCGCCGGGTCGACCGCAGTGCCGAATACGACGCTGCAAAATATCGGACAAACTTTGCTGATTACCCCGAACATCAATGCGGACCGGAGTGTCACCTTGCGGGTCGCTCAGGAAAACTCAGCGCTCGACGGAACTGTGGATGTGCCGATCCCGAATGCCAACGGTGATATTCAGCAGGCTCCGATCGATGTCGTTCGCCGCACCACGGTGTCGGGAACTATCGTTGCCAAAGATGGCTTGACGGTCGCACTGGGTGGTTTGATCGAAGAAGATCTGCGTGACTCGCGCGATCAAATTCCGATTCTAGGAAAGCTTCCCATCATCGGAATCGCTTTTCGTTCGCAACAAACCGGCCGAACGCGACGCGAGCTGGTCGTGATGATTCGACCTTACATTTTCAACACACCGCACGAGAGCGCTGCCCTGTCGCATGAGCTGATCGGCGCCCTGAGCATTCATCCGCATGCACCCGATGCTGTGGGAACCATGAACAGTTTCCTGCCGCGCGAAACGTTACGAGCCAATCCGCCAGAGAACCAATTGCAGACCATCTTCCGATTCCACAGTTTGGTGCCGAAGGCCTACTGA
- a CDS encoding IS30 family transposase, protein MAIHFTVSERQQLAALVALRVSKIAIARRLQRAPSTIFRELKRNCGDTGYQAGSAQQQAVMRHTHRHRKMDSPEVAEYVKSRLELRWSPDQIDGRTRRDFLDDRLRRISRQTIYNWLKQPAGSEHRQYLRFYREKPPLRRRVDPAQTLPNRPAIIGRRERFGDWEGDTLVGRKGISKPVLYSIVERVSGYLELARGENREADTANRILRRRLNQYPPNWLQSCTFDNGAEFAKVGELESVLQIEVYHTQPYKAWQRGTNENTNGLIRQYFPKGTDFQQVSQAELTTAESQLNTRPRKRLGYQTPQELKNKYC, encoded by the coding sequence ATGGCAATTCATTTTACCGTGAGCGAACGCCAGCAGTTGGCGGCATTGGTCGCGTTGCGAGTTTCGAAGATCGCGATTGCGCGCCGGTTGCAACGTGCCCCGTCCACCATCTTTCGTGAGCTCAAACGCAATTGCGGTGACACGGGTTACCAGGCGGGCTCGGCTCAGCAACAGGCGGTGATGCGGCACACGCACCGTCATCGCAAGATGGATTCTCCGGAGGTGGCCGAGTATGTGAAGTCGCGACTGGAGCTGCGCTGGTCGCCAGATCAGATCGATGGCCGAACCAGACGGGACTTTCTCGACGACCGCCTGCGGCGGATCTCGCGGCAAACGATCTACAACTGGCTGAAGCAACCTGCAGGGAGCGAGCATCGCCAATACCTGCGTTTTTATCGGGAAAAACCGCCACTTCGGCGTCGCGTCGATCCTGCTCAGACGCTCCCCAATCGGCCCGCCATCATCGGCCGCCGCGAACGCTTCGGCGACTGGGAAGGCGACACGCTCGTCGGTCGCAAAGGCATCTCGAAACCCGTGCTCTATAGCATCGTCGAACGGGTGAGCGGTTATCTCGAACTGGCGCGTGGCGAAAACCGTGAAGCCGACACGGCCAATCGCATCCTTCGCCGTCGCCTCAATCAGTACCCACCCAACTGGCTGCAGAGCTGCACCTTCGACAACGGCGCCGAGTTCGCCAAGGTCGGCGAGCTCGAAAGCGTGTTGCAAATCGAGGTGTACCACACGCAACCCTACAAAGCCTGGCAACGTGGGACAAACGAAAACACCAACGGCCTCATTCGCCAATACTTCCCCAAAGGAACCGACTTCCAGCAAGTCAGCCAAGCGGAGCTGACCACGGCTGAAAGCCAACTCAACACCCGCCCTCGCAAACGGCTCGGCTACCAGACTCCCCAAGAACTCAAAAACAAGTACTGCTAG
- a CDS encoding type II secretion system protein, with protein MKSPLLYRRAAFTLIELVVVLLILAAIAGLVIPNISMLGRTTDMAVSAKTQADVANQVGLFFVLQKRYPQGMDSLLDTTGAVYAADTTNGDTQTKGLPYAGADGSRMQSQLTPATLTNATNAEYLRSLTRAGVDWVWDHDTAAVNSNLSNTGFRALVAGYSSPGIPDTAGVAGAATVAELNAIAPLVVKLNGKPLVAGERVVAFGFGQKNSAMGKTTTTVPLYPGADKTYYGRYIVFLKIYASGERATLLGVSDSYGRTPDYTQQQFNESLPDGSRQG; from the coding sequence GTGAAAAGCCCCCTTCTCTATCGACGCGCCGCGTTCACACTCATCGAACTCGTGGTCGTCCTCCTCATCCTGGCTGCGATCGCTGGCTTGGTAATTCCGAACATCAGCATGCTCGGCCGGACGACTGACATGGCCGTCAGCGCCAAAACGCAAGCCGACGTCGCTAACCAAGTCGGACTCTTCTTTGTGCTCCAGAAACGCTATCCGCAAGGGATGGACTCGCTGCTCGACACCACTGGTGCTGTTTACGCGGCCGATACGACGAATGGTGACACTCAGACCAAGGGCTTGCCGTATGCCGGCGCCGATGGCTCGCGCATGCAATCGCAGTTGACCCCTGCCACGCTCACCAACGCCACTAATGCCGAGTATCTGCGGTCGCTGACTCGTGCTGGCGTCGATTGGGTTTGGGATCACGACACCGCCGCAGTGAACTCCAATCTCTCCAACACTGGCTTTCGTGCTCTGGTTGCGGGATATTCCTCGCCAGGCATTCCCGATACCGCTGGTGTGGCCGGTGCCGCAACAGTCGCTGAATTGAACGCCATAGCACCACTCGTGGTGAAACTAAACGGCAAGCCTCTCGTGGCAGGTGAACGTGTCGTCGCCTTCGGCTTCGGCCAAAAGAACTCGGCAATGGGCAAGACCACGACGACCGTGCCTCTGTATCCCGGTGCCGACAAGACTTACTACGGCCGTTATATCGTGTTTTTGAAGATCTATGCCTCGGGCGAGCGGGCTACGCTTCTGGGCGTTTCCGATAGCTACGGCCGTACGCCGGACTACACCCAACAGCAGTTCAACGAATCGCTGCCGGACGGTAGCCGCCAAGGCTAG
- a CDS encoding type II secretion system protein, with protein MRNSLRLARIVSGRTRRGLTLIELVVVLLVLAALAGMLVPVVQNMVQKSHGSAGATNIGEIAKAIGLFESQTGRHPDNFDALYDGTNLVITAGSGLTAAAIDDDDLESLNTIGIKAYMVHDPATTNKTFEPYALTAVPTVLASGSQVAILSAANVQALGLQPTVLRTATTEPASSPVKYIAFGVGQRTTTIGKTMLDAPVHFPEAGENPLTTYSRFLAIYAIPRVGPARLASVAAAHDDGLSGVGGHIAEYFETQN; from the coding sequence ATGCGGAATTCATTGCGGTTAGCTCGGATCGTTTCCGGACGTACGCGGCGCGGTTTGACTTTGATCGAACTCGTCGTGGTGTTGTTGGTTCTGGCGGCGTTGGCAGGAATGCTCGTGCCGGTCGTCCAGAACATGGTGCAGAAAAGTCACGGCTCGGCGGGGGCGACGAACATCGGCGAAATCGCCAAGGCGATTGGGCTGTTCGAATCGCAAACCGGTCGCCACCCCGACAACTTCGACGCGCTGTACGACGGCACCAATTTGGTGATCACTGCAGGCAGCGGCCTCACCGCAGCCGCCATTGATGACGACGACTTGGAATCGCTGAACACGATTGGAATCAAGGCTTACATGGTTCACGACCCGGCGACGACGAACAAGACCTTCGAGCCGTACGCGCTCACAGCCGTCCCGACGGTGCTCGCCAGCGGCAGCCAAGTAGCGATCCTTTCGGCAGCCAATGTTCAAGCGCTCGGTTTGCAGCCAACTGTGCTCCGCACGGCGACGACCGAGCCGGCCTCATCGCCGGTCAAGTACATCGCCTTCGGAGTTGGCCAGCGAACCACCACCATCGGCAAGACGATGCTCGATGCTCCCGTTCACTTTCCCGAAGCGGGCGAAAACCCACTGACCACGTACAGCCGCTTTCTCGCCATCTATGCCATTCCCCGAGTAGGCCCTGCTCGCCTAGCGTCGGTGGCTGCAGCTCATGACGACGGCTTGTCGGGAGTCGGCGGACACATTGCCGAATATTTTGAGACCCAAAACTAA
- a CDS encoding prepilin-type N-terminal cleavage/methylation domain-containing protein — protein MNSSSRHRGLTLLELIVVITILAVLAGLVVVSVSSVMEDSREQLTWASLREVQKVIVNRYQIDMAGKVPGPDPQNLGGRQLHPQLHFLFVNPSTSTFDPISGLGWRGPYMLTSSAGRYPGLDPDENAVSRGFTAIFGKSQSDPPTPDADHAVLDSWGRPIILRTGSSSDVFELVSAGPDGVLGTHLAPGDDLIQPLQ, from the coding sequence ATGAATTCGAGCAGCCGTCATCGTGGCTTAACGCTACTAGAGCTCATCGTCGTCATCACCATCCTCGCGGTATTGGCCGGGTTGGTCGTGGTGTCGGTTAGCTCGGTGATGGAAGACTCGCGCGAACAGCTTACCTGGGCCTCACTGCGTGAAGTGCAGAAGGTTATTGTCAATCGCTATCAGATCGACATGGCTGGCAAGGTGCCGGGACCTGATCCACAGAATCTCGGCGGTCGGCAATTGCATCCGCAATTGCATTTTCTGTTCGTCAATCCTTCAACGTCGACGTTCGATCCAATTTCGGGCCTCGGATGGCGCGGGCCTTACATGCTCACATCGAGCGCTGGCCGCTATCCGGGTTTGGATCCCGACGAGAACGCAGTTTCACGCGGCTTTACGGCGATTTTTGGAAAATCGCAATCCGACCCGCCTACGCCGGACGCAGACCATGCGGTTCTCGACAGTTGGGGCCGCCCGATCATCCTCCGAACCGGAAGTTCGAGCGATGTGTTCGAACTCGTCTCGGCTGGCCCCGACGGCGTCCTGGGAACGCATCTCGCTCCTGGCGATGACCTCATTCAACCCTTGCAATAG
- a CDS encoding type II secretion system protein yields the protein MFARRQIYLRSAFTLAEMLVVIVILAVLTFVAVEALRPMANQGRFEATRKTLQNVNNAIAGNDTAATRGFVADVGRFPASLDELFGTTLPTDCVPYLPRLAPAPYESIVITSGWRGPYLLAPSGSNLAAQAIQDGWGTPLLAEAVASSAREAVRVYSPPTERNVAAPEYELSDLSTIVEWRPDSLTVWLYKVEAGTKGTPTETGTWRVAVLGPGSVAENGVHVVTSDIVADMDTTNLQFTFTSAQLMAGPHVIQASRDGTLKGPAVHIDLRGGVAHNAEIKVE from the coding sequence ATGTTCGCTCGCCGCCAGATTTATCTTCGAAGCGCCTTCACCCTGGCAGAAATGCTGGTGGTCATCGTCATTTTGGCGGTGCTCACTTTCGTCGCCGTGGAAGCGCTCCGGCCGATGGCGAATCAGGGAAGATTCGAAGCGACTCGCAAGACGCTGCAGAATGTGAACAACGCAATCGCGGGCAACGACACCGCGGCCACGCGCGGCTTTGTCGCCGATGTCGGCCGCTTTCCGGCTTCGCTCGACGAGCTCTTTGGCACCACGCTACCCACCGACTGTGTGCCTTATCTTCCGCGGCTGGCGCCAGCGCCGTACGAATCGATCGTCATCACCAGCGGTTGGCGGGGACCTTATTTGCTCGCTCCTTCGGGCTCCAACTTGGCCGCGCAAGCGATTCAAGACGGCTGGGGAACCCCGTTGCTCGCCGAAGCGGTTGCGAGTTCGGCGCGCGAAGCAGTGCGCGTCTATAGTCCACCGACCGAGCGCAACGTGGCAGCTCCTGAATACGAACTGAGCGATCTGTCGACCATCGTCGAATGGCGTCCCGATTCGCTCACGGTGTGGCTTTATAAAGTGGAAGCCGGAACCAAGGGGACACCGACGGAAACTGGAACGTGGCGCGTGGCGGTGCTCGGTCCGGGCAGCGTGGCGGAAAACGGCGTGCATGTCGTGACTAGCGACATCGTGGCCGACATGGATACCACCAATCTGCAATTCACTTTTACGAGCGCTCAGCTGATGGCTGGGCCGCATGTCATTCAAGCGTCGCGCGACGGCACGCTGAAGGGACCGGCAGTGCACATCGATCTGCGCGGTGGAGTCGCGCACAACGCGGAAATCAAAGTCGAGTAA